In the Zestosphaera sp. genome, one interval contains:
- the rpiA gene encoding ribose 5-phosphate isomerase A, translating to MEEIRARLAAVAEAIKFLQGRELIGLGTGSTTELFIKKAHERGLLKGKSLVATSAKTAMFLAELGYRDINPLAVEELDLYVDSADEVDLEGRMLKGGGAALTMEKLLAKHSELRVFIVDEFKVVEKLGSRHPIPVEVLPNALRMILRDLRKLGAQASPRECNGKKGPIASDVGGIIIDVIPPANIELEEFAKTLKSLTGVIETGFFLNEADIIIIGFRDGNIKYLRRT from the coding sequence TTGGAAGAAATACGGGCTCGCTTGGCAGCAGTTGCTGAAGCTATTAAGTTTCTTCAGGGACGGGAGTTAATAGGCTTAGGAACTGGTAGTACTACAGAGCTCTTTATTAAAAAAGCTCATGAGAGGGGATTGCTGAAGGGTAAGTCTTTAGTAGCTACCTCAGCAAAAACAGCGATGTTTTTAGCTGAGCTAGGTTATAGAGACATAAACCCTTTAGCAGTTGAGGAGCTAGACCTTTACGTAGACTCAGCTGATGAAGTTGACTTAGAGGGCAGGATGTTGAAGGGTGGTGGAGCAGCTCTAACTATGGAGAAGCTATTAGCTAAGCACTCTGAATTAAGAGTTTTTATAGTTGATGAGTTTAAAGTAGTTGAGAAGCTAGGTTCAAGACACCCTATACCTGTTGAGGTGCTACCTAACGCGTTAAGAATGATCTTAAGAGACCTGAGGAAGCTCGGCGCTCAAGCCTCACCAAGAGAATGTAACGGCAAAAAAGGCCCTATAGCTAGTGACGTTGGGGGCATTATAATTGATGTAATTCCGCCCGCAAATATAGAGCTAGAAGAGTTTGCTAAAACATTAAAAAGTCTTACAGGAGTTATAGAAACAGGCTTCTTCCTAAATGAGGCAGACATAATCATTATCGGCTTCAGAGACGGAAACATAAAATACCTGAGAAGAACCTAA